One part of the Paenibacillus silvisoli genome encodes these proteins:
- a CDS encoding ABC transporter ATP-binding protein, giving the protein MATTALATIDGLSRSFGGTQAVRGISFALGEGRCTALLGPNGAGKTTTIRMLTGLLEPTAGQISFRGLKPGADPRAFIGYLPQIPAFHGWMTGAEFLRYAAGLCGMPKKEAAQRSAELLERVGLGAAGKRRIGGYSGGMKQRLGLAQALIHRPGLLVLDEPVSALDPIGRREVMELLGELKRETTILFSTHVLHDAEELCDDVVIMRGGTIAMSGALSDIRESSREPIMLLGVEDTGEARAQLGQWLTGISSNESILSVEHAPGSSSARLHVRDLVEARRYVLRQLSERSLPVTQLEIGYTSLEDLFMKAVSQS; this is encoded by the coding sequence ATGGCGACGACGGCACTTGCAACCATAGATGGACTGAGCCGCTCGTTCGGCGGGACGCAGGCGGTGCGCGGTATTTCGTTCGCGCTCGGCGAAGGCCGGTGCACTGCCCTGCTCGGGCCGAACGGCGCGGGCAAAACGACGACGATCCGCATGCTGACGGGGCTGCTCGAGCCAACTGCGGGACAGATCAGCTTCCGCGGTTTGAAGCCGGGCGCTGATCCGCGCGCGTTTATCGGTTACCTGCCGCAAATTCCGGCGTTTCACGGCTGGATGACCGGCGCCGAATTTCTTCGCTACGCCGCAGGGCTTTGCGGCATGCCGAAAAAGGAAGCGGCCCAGCGCAGCGCGGAGCTGCTGGAGCGGGTCGGCCTCGGCGCGGCGGGGAAGCGGCGAATCGGCGGCTACTCCGGCGGCATGAAGCAGCGTTTGGGGCTCGCTCAGGCGCTTATTCACCGGCCGGGGCTGCTGGTGCTCGATGAGCCGGTGTCCGCGCTCGACCCGATCGGGCGGCGCGAGGTGATGGAGCTGCTCGGGGAGCTGAAGCGCGAGACGACGATTCTATTCTCGACGCATGTGCTGCACGATGCGGAGGAGCTGTGCGACGATGTCGTCATTATGCGCGGCGGCACCATTGCGATGAGCGGGGCGCTGAGCGACATTCGAGAGAGCAGCCGCGAGCCGATTATGCTGCTAGGCGTTGAAGACACGGGGGAAGCCCGCGCGCAGCTGGGCCAATGGCTCACGGGAATCTCGTCAAACGAGTCCATCCTGTCCGTGGAGCATGCGCCCGGCAGCAGCTCGGCCCGGCTTCACGTCCGTGATCTGGTTGAAGCTAGACGCTATGTGCTGAGGCAGTTGAGTGAGCGGTCATTGCCGGTGACGCAGCTGGAAATCGGCTATACGTCGCTGGAGGACTTATTTATGAAGGCGGTGAGCCAGTCATGA
- a CDS encoding ABC transporter permease, with the protein MMMNKWLVLFSKEWMELVRSYKLLWVPLVFILYGAMQPVTTYFLPDILANAGNLPEGAVISIPLPTAEEVMATTLQQFGTIGLLIVALSVMGGISAERTSGVTAIILVKPISHFAYVSAKWSAMLVLILIAFAGGFGAAWYYTAALFKNVDWHSSLLAFLLFALWLGFVGSLTLLFSALLRSGAAAAACALGIAAALALTASAFPKALAASPGMLPQAAAERFAATATASAAGAIANPWLPAATALLAMAAVLAIAAWAVRRRPTLD; encoded by the coding sequence ATGATGATGAACAAGTGGCTCGTTTTATTCAGTAAAGAGTGGATGGAGCTGGTCCGCAGCTACAAGCTGCTTTGGGTTCCGCTCGTTTTTATTCTGTACGGCGCCATGCAGCCGGTCACGACCTATTTCTTGCCGGATATTCTCGCCAACGCCGGCAATCTGCCGGAAGGCGCCGTCATCTCGATTCCGCTTCCGACGGCGGAAGAAGTGATGGCGACGACGCTGCAGCAGTTCGGCACGATCGGCCTATTGATCGTGGCGCTGTCCGTCATGGGCGGCATTTCCGCCGAACGGACAAGCGGCGTGACCGCGATCATTCTCGTAAAGCCGATTTCCCACTTTGCCTATGTATCCGCAAAATGGTCCGCCATGCTCGTCCTCATCCTGATCGCTTTCGCAGGCGGCTTCGGCGCGGCCTGGTATTACACGGCCGCTCTATTCAAGAACGTCGACTGGCACAGCAGCTTGCTTGCCTTTCTCCTGTTCGCGCTGTGGCTCGGCTTCGTCGGCTCGCTGACGCTGCTGTTCAGCGCCTTGCTGCGCAGTGGGGCTGCCGCCGCCGCATGCGCGCTCGGCATCGCCGCGGCGCTCGCGCTGACGGCTTCGGCGTTCCCGAAGGCGCTCGCGGCGAGCCCCGGCATGCTGCCGCAGGCGGCCGCGGAGCGATTCGCCGCCACCGCCACTGCCTCCGCCGCGGGCGCCATCGCAAACCCGTGGCTCCCGGCCGCGACGGCGCTGCTTGCGATGGCGGCGGTGCTCGCCATCGCCGCTTGGGCGGTTCGCCGGCGGCCGACGCTGGATTGA